The following coding sequences are from one Electrophorus electricus isolate fEleEle1 chromosome 22, fEleEle1.pri, whole genome shotgun sequence window:
- the sars1 gene encoding serine--tRNA ligase, cytoplasmic isoform X1, translating into MVLDLDLFRADKGGDPELVRETQRKRFKDVSLVDKLVQADTEWRKRRFTADNLNKAKNLCSKSIGEKMKTRQSVHCYSCDPGLLTGNFSVWTPPALGSGNVHAKKEPVGEDETLPEDAQHLEAITADTLLPLTVTQIKKVRLLVDEAIQKMDTERLKLETERFEYLREIGNLLHPSVPISNDEDADNKVERTWGDCTVQKKYSHVDLVIMVDGYEGEKGAVVAGSRGYFLKGPLVFLEQALINYALRILYSKKYTLLYTPFFMRKEVMQEVAQLSQFDEELYKVIGKSSEKSDDAAIDEKYLIATSEQPIAAFLRDEWLNPEELPMRYAGISTCFRQEVGSHGRDTRGIFRVHQFEKIEQFVYASPHDNKSWEMFEEMIGIAESFYQALGIPYRIVNIVSGALNHAASMKLDLEAWFPGSQAFRELVSCSNCTDYQARRLRIRYGQTKKMMDKADFVHMLNATMCATTRVICAILENYQTEEGIIIPEPLRVFMPPGLTEMIKFVKPAPIDQEVTKKQKKQHEGGKKKKKHAGGTDLLNKVENMSVSDS; encoded by the exons GTCGCTTCACTGCTGATAATCTCAACAAGGCAAAGAATTTATGCAGCAAGTCTATTGGTGAGAAAATGAAG ACACGGCAGAGCGTGCACTGCTACAGCTGTGATCCGGGTTTACTGACGGGCAACTTCAGTGTCTGGACGCCACCTGCTCTGGGCAGTGGAAACGTACATGCT AAAAAAGAGCCAGTCGGTGAAGATGAGACTCTTCCCGAGGACGCACAGCACTTGGAGGCAATCACAGCAGACACGTTATTG CCACTGACCGTGACTCAGATTAAGAAGGTTCGCTTGCTGGTGGATGAAGCTATTCAGAAAATGGACACTGAGAGGCTGAAGTTGGAGACGGAGCGCTTTGAGTACCTGAGAGAGATCGGCAACCTCCTGCACCCTTCTGTGCCTATTAGCAACGACGAG GATGCCGATAATAAGGTGGAGCGCACTTGGGGTGACTGCACGGTGCAGAAGAAGTACTCGCATGTGGATCTGGTCATCATGGTGGACGGATACGAAGGAGAGAAAGGGGCCGTCGTAGCCGGAAGCAGAGGCTATTTCCTCAAG GGACCTCTAGTCTTCCTGGAGCAGGCTTTAATTAACTACGCCCTGCGGATCCTCTACAGCAAGAaatacactctcctctacacaccgTTCTTCATGCGGAAGGAGGTCATGCAGGAGGTGGCGCAGCTCAGCCAGTTTGATGAGGAACTATACAAG GTTATCGGCAAGAGCAGCGAGAAGTCGGATGATGCTGCCATAGACGAGAAATACTTGATTGCCACTTCCGAGCAGCCAATCGCAGCCTTCCTGAGAGATGAGTGGTTGAATCCAGAGGAGCTCCCCATGCGTTATGCCGGCATCTCCACCTGCTTCAGGCAGGAAGTCGGCTCCCACGGCCGAGACACCCGGGGCATTTTCAGGGTCCACCAGTTCGAGAAG ATAGAGCAGTTTGTGTATGCCTCTCCTCACGATAACAAGTCATGGGAGATGTTCGAGGAGATGATAGGAATAGCAGAGAGCTTTTATCAGGCACTGGGAATTCCTTACCGCATCGTCAACATTGTTTCTG GCGCTCTGAACCATGCAGCCAGTATGAAGCTGGACCTGGAGGCCTGGTTCCCGGGTTCCCAGGCCTTTAGAGAGCTGGTCTCCTGCTCCAACTGCACAGACTATCAGGCCCGACGCCTGCGCATCCGCTACGGCCAGACTAAGAAAATGATGGACAAG GCCGACTTTGTGCACATGCTCAATGCAACCATGTGCGCCACCACCCGCGTAATATGTGCCATCCTGGAGAACTACCAGACCGAAGAAGGCATCATCATTCCAGAGCCGCTCAGAGTGTTCATGCCTCCAG GCTTAACGGAAATGATAAAGTTTGTGAAGCCAGCTCCCATTGACCAAGAGGTGACcaagaagcagaagaaacagCACGAGggtggaaagaaaaagaagaagcatgCGGGTGGCACCGACCTGCTGAACAAAGTGGAGAACATGTCTGTCAGTGACTCTTAG
- the sars1 gene encoding serine--tRNA ligase, cytoplasmic isoform X2, translating to MVLDLDLFRADKGGDPELVRETQRKRFKDVSLVDKLVQADTEWRKRRFTADNLNKAKNLCSKSIGEKMKKKEPVGEDETLPEDAQHLEAITADTLLPLTVTQIKKVRLLVDEAIQKMDTERLKLETERFEYLREIGNLLHPSVPISNDEDADNKVERTWGDCTVQKKYSHVDLVIMVDGYEGEKGAVVAGSRGYFLKGPLVFLEQALINYALRILYSKKYTLLYTPFFMRKEVMQEVAQLSQFDEELYKVIGKSSEKSDDAAIDEKYLIATSEQPIAAFLRDEWLNPEELPMRYAGISTCFRQEVGSHGRDTRGIFRVHQFEKIEQFVYASPHDNKSWEMFEEMIGIAESFYQALGIPYRIVNIVSGALNHAASMKLDLEAWFPGSQAFRELVSCSNCTDYQARRLRIRYGQTKKMMDKADFVHMLNATMCATTRVICAILENYQTEEGIIIPEPLRVFMPPGLTEMIKFVKPAPIDQEVTKKQKKQHEGGKKKKKHAGGTDLLNKVENMSVSDS from the exons GTCGCTTCACTGCTGATAATCTCAACAAGGCAAAGAATTTATGCAGCAAGTCTATTGGTGAGAAAATGAAG AAAAAAGAGCCAGTCGGTGAAGATGAGACTCTTCCCGAGGACGCACAGCACTTGGAGGCAATCACAGCAGACACGTTATTG CCACTGACCGTGACTCAGATTAAGAAGGTTCGCTTGCTGGTGGATGAAGCTATTCAGAAAATGGACACTGAGAGGCTGAAGTTGGAGACGGAGCGCTTTGAGTACCTGAGAGAGATCGGCAACCTCCTGCACCCTTCTGTGCCTATTAGCAACGACGAG GATGCCGATAATAAGGTGGAGCGCACTTGGGGTGACTGCACGGTGCAGAAGAAGTACTCGCATGTGGATCTGGTCATCATGGTGGACGGATACGAAGGAGAGAAAGGGGCCGTCGTAGCCGGAAGCAGAGGCTATTTCCTCAAG GGACCTCTAGTCTTCCTGGAGCAGGCTTTAATTAACTACGCCCTGCGGATCCTCTACAGCAAGAaatacactctcctctacacaccgTTCTTCATGCGGAAGGAGGTCATGCAGGAGGTGGCGCAGCTCAGCCAGTTTGATGAGGAACTATACAAG GTTATCGGCAAGAGCAGCGAGAAGTCGGATGATGCTGCCATAGACGAGAAATACTTGATTGCCACTTCCGAGCAGCCAATCGCAGCCTTCCTGAGAGATGAGTGGTTGAATCCAGAGGAGCTCCCCATGCGTTATGCCGGCATCTCCACCTGCTTCAGGCAGGAAGTCGGCTCCCACGGCCGAGACACCCGGGGCATTTTCAGGGTCCACCAGTTCGAGAAG ATAGAGCAGTTTGTGTATGCCTCTCCTCACGATAACAAGTCATGGGAGATGTTCGAGGAGATGATAGGAATAGCAGAGAGCTTTTATCAGGCACTGGGAATTCCTTACCGCATCGTCAACATTGTTTCTG GCGCTCTGAACCATGCAGCCAGTATGAAGCTGGACCTGGAGGCCTGGTTCCCGGGTTCCCAGGCCTTTAGAGAGCTGGTCTCCTGCTCCAACTGCACAGACTATCAGGCCCGACGCCTGCGCATCCGCTACGGCCAGACTAAGAAAATGATGGACAAG GCCGACTTTGTGCACATGCTCAATGCAACCATGTGCGCCACCACCCGCGTAATATGTGCCATCCTGGAGAACTACCAGACCGAAGAAGGCATCATCATTCCAGAGCCGCTCAGAGTGTTCATGCCTCCAG GCTTAACGGAAATGATAAAGTTTGTGAAGCCAGCTCCCATTGACCAAGAGGTGACcaagaagcagaagaaacagCACGAGggtggaaagaaaaagaagaagcatgCGGGTGGCACCGACCTGCTGAACAAAGTGGAGAACATGTCTGTCAGTGACTCTTAG